Proteins encoded by one window of Candidatus Acididesulfobacter guangdongensis:
- the truB gene encoding tRNA pseudouridine(55) synthase TruB encodes MNTAEKFSRSGLLIIDKPADITSFGVDNFIKKTLNCKKVGHAGTIDPFATGVLPILINNATKLQDKFLDMPKSYEGTFECGKFTDTLDASGKIIIEKEISGDDVVGISNYLRNLKGDIIQKAPLYSAKKYKGIAFYKYARKNKSNELPDEIINKTSTVHIYEFEIKSVEGLFINFSCRVSKGTYIRAFAQDILDNFNLPINLISLRRTNAGGYDISDAISFKDLEKGKDFIVSNLINIDSNH; translated from the coding sequence ATGAATACTGCAGAAAAGTTCTCTAGATCAGGGCTTTTAATAATAGATAAACCGGCAGATATTACATCTTTCGGGGTAGATAATTTTATAAAAAAAACATTGAATTGTAAAAAAGTAGGTCATGCAGGCACTATTGATCCGTTCGCCACAGGAGTTTTGCCTATTTTAATAAATAATGCTACAAAATTGCAAGACAAGTTTCTTGATATGCCAAAATCATACGAAGGAACATTTGAATGCGGGAAGTTTACCGATACGCTTGATGCGTCAGGTAAAATAATTATAGAAAAAGAAATTTCCGGTGACGATGTTGTTGGAATTTCAAACTATCTGCGGAATTTAAAGGGAGATATTATTCAAAAAGCTCCGTTATACAGTGCTAAAAAATATAAGGGCATAGCCTTCTATAAATATGCAAGAAAGAATAAAAGCAATGAATTGCCGGATGAAATTATTAATAAAACATCAACGGTTCATATATATGAATTTGAAATCAAATCTGTTGAAGGATTGTTTATTAATTTTAGCTGCAGGGTTTCTAAGGGCACATATATAAGAGCTTTTGCGCAAGATATTCTAGATAATTTTAATTTACCGATTAACCTTATTTCTCTCAGAAGAACAAATGCAGGCGGATACGATATTTCAGATGCAATATCTTTTAAAGACCTTGAAAAAGGCAAAGATTTTATTGTAAGTAATCTGATTAATATAGATTCAAATCATTAG
- a CDS encoding 30S ribosomal protein S15: MAISKEEKQSIIGKFKQHDSDSGSVEVQVALLTYRINLLSEHFKKFAKDHHSRRGLLKMVSRRRHLLDYIKGKDEARYKSLIESLELRK, encoded by the coding sequence ATGGCTATATCAAAAGAGGAAAAACAGTCAATAATCGGAAAATTTAAACAGCATGATTCCGATTCAGGTTCTGTTGAGGTACAGGTTGCGTTATTAACTTACCGCATAAATTTATTATCTGAACATTTTAAGAAGTTTGCTAAAGACCATCACTCAAGAAGAGGACTCTTAAAAATGGTTTCGAGAAGAAGGCATCTTCTTGATTATATTAAAGGAAAAGATGAAGCTAGATATAAATCTTTAATAGAATCTCTTGAGCTTAGAAAATGA
- the pnp gene encoding polyribonucleotide nucleotidyltransferase, whose translation MINNYIVESFDLDGKKITIEAGRLAKQASGSALVTIGKTKVLVTTCVNKNIKEGIDFMPLTVNYVEKFYSAGRIPGGFFKREGRATEKEVLTSRFLDRPIRPLFPENYFLDTQVIATVVSMDEENDPDMAAMLGVSFSLISSEIPFNGPTAGVRVGRINGEFIVNPTYQEIEKSDTHLVIAGSSDAITMVEGSFDELDEEVLLSAINFGHNKIKELAAFQKSIIDKLDIKKIEIPLQDKPEEIIEKIRENVYDELKKCILITSKQERNEAVSSLREKTKTLFSEIYPDNENIIYAVFEDIQKDILRNLILDEGKRIDGRGLKDIRPITCSIDEIPMAHGSAVFTRGETQALVVTTLGTKFDEQIVDAPEKESSKRFMIHYNFPPFSVGEVAPLRGPGRREIGHGSLGEKALRYVIPSKDEFPYTIRIVSEILESNGSSSQATICGATLSLMDAGVPIKSPIAGIAMGLIKENEKVAILTDILGDEDHLGDMDFKVAGTRNGVTALQMDIKIAGVTDDILRNALAQAKEGRITILDIMLKTINEPKKELASNAPQIITIRVKPDKVREIIGQGGKVIKGIIEKSGAKIDIDDTGKVNIYSSDKNSLDIAVAMISDITQEAEIGKIYYGKVRKIMDFGAFVEIFPGTDGLVHISQLDEKRVENVSDFLKEGDEVKVKVIDIDKAGKIKLSIKAAL comes from the coding sequence ATGATAAATAATTATATTGTTGAAAGCTTTGATTTAGACGGGAAAAAAATTACTATTGAAGCAGGAAGATTAGCTAAGCAGGCTAGCGGCAGCGCATTAGTCACTATCGGAAAGACTAAAGTGCTTGTTACTACCTGTGTAAATAAAAATATTAAAGAAGGTATAGATTTTATGCCTCTGACAGTAAATTATGTCGAGAAATTCTATTCCGCAGGCAGAATACCGGGAGGTTTTTTTAAAAGAGAAGGAAGGGCTACAGAAAAAGAAGTTCTTACTTCAAGATTTTTAGACCGTCCTATAAGACCGCTTTTTCCCGAAAATTATTTTTTGGATACTCAGGTTATTGCAACCGTTGTATCGATGGATGAGGAAAATGACCCGGATATGGCAGCTATGCTCGGTGTTTCATTTTCGCTTATATCTTCAGAGATTCCTTTCAATGGTCCTACCGCAGGTGTAAGAGTAGGAAGGATAAACGGAGAATTTATTGTTAACCCGACCTATCAGGAAATTGAAAAAAGCGATACGCACCTGGTAATAGCAGGTTCAAGCGATGCAATAACGATGGTGGAAGGAAGTTTTGACGAATTAGACGAAGAAGTGCTTCTTTCGGCAATAAATTTTGGACATAATAAAATTAAAGAGTTGGCGGCATTTCAAAAATCTATTATCGATAAATTGGATATAAAGAAAATAGAAATTCCTTTACAGGATAAACCTGAAGAAATTATAGAAAAAATTAGAGAAAATGTATACGATGAATTAAAAAAATGTATATTGATAACCTCTAAACAGGAAAGGAATGAAGCTGTATCATCTCTTAGAGAAAAAACTAAAACATTATTCAGCGAAATTTATCCGGATAATGAAAATATAATATATGCTGTATTTGAAGATATTCAGAAAGATATATTAAGAAATTTAATTTTAGACGAAGGCAAAAGAATAGACGGCAGGGGTTTAAAAGATATAAGACCGATAACCTGTTCCATAGATGAAATTCCAATGGCTCACGGTTCTGCGGTTTTCACTCGCGGAGAAACTCAAGCTTTAGTGGTGACGACATTAGGGACAAAATTTGACGAACAGATTGTGGATGCCCCTGAAAAAGAATCGTCTAAAAGATTTATGATACATTATAATTTTCCTCCGTTTTCTGTCGGAGAAGTCGCTCCGTTAAGAGGTCCCGGCAGGCGTGAAATAGGGCACGGTTCTCTCGGCGAAAAAGCACTGAGATATGTTATTCCTTCTAAGGACGAATTTCCTTATACCATAAGGATTGTTTCCGAAATTCTTGAATCAAACGGTTCTTCATCTCAGGCAACAATTTGCGGGGCTACTTTGTCTCTTATGGACGCAGGAGTGCCTATTAAATCACCTATAGCCGGTATTGCAATGGGACTTATAAAAGAAAATGAAAAAGTTGCAATATTAACTGATATTTTAGGCGACGAAGATCATCTCGGAGATATGGATTTTAAAGTTGCAGGAACAAGAAACGGTGTTACGGCTCTTCAAATGGATATAAAGATTGCCGGCGTAACCGACGATATATTGCGCAATGCTTTGGCTCAAGCGAAAGAAGGACGTATTACTATTCTTGATATTATGCTTAAAACGATTAACGAACCTAAGAAAGAACTTGCTTCCAACGCTCCCCAAATCATAACAATCAGGGTTAAACCAGACAAAGTCAGAGAAATTATTGGACAGGGCGGCAAGGTTATTAAAGGGATAATTGAAAAAAGCGGAGCGAAGATAGATATTGATGATACCGGAAAAGTAAATATATATTCATCCGATAAAAATTCTTTAGATATTGCCGTTGCGATGATAAGCGACATTACTCAGGAAGCCGAGATAGGAAAAATATATTACGGAAAGGTCAGAAAAATAATGGATTTTGGCGCTTTTGTCGAAATATTTCCTGGAACGGACGGTCTTGTTCATATATCTCAACTTGACGAAAAACGGGTTGAAAACGTATCCGATTTTCTAAAAGAAGGCGATGAAGTGAAGGTTAAGGTTATAGATATTGATAAAGCAGGTAAAATTAAACTTTCCATAAAAGCGGCTTTATAA
- a CDS encoding insulinase family protein: MRQVYKDILESGATVITERKSYFDSISIGFWVKTGSSNEPSDINGISHFIEHMLFKGTKKRSYLDIDKEIDIMGGALNAFTGNELTCFYTKVLAKNYERAIDLLTDIMFNSLFSASEIEKEKSVVLQEIMGAQDDPYDYVHDLFHEDFYGNSFYGNPILGNAETVQSFDKDKIIKYFNEYYVPQNIIVSVAGNIDHSKVVASIDSFIKKFYKENNQNKFNNSGLKSGKNHDSLNTLNSVNKKIPKNYGEFFHSKDLEQIHFILGFDGIKKTDKEYYVMEILNTVLGGSVSSRLFQEVREKKGLAYSIYSSSVFHRTDGYVLIYAGVAKDKFKTAKDVILNIVNELSENKISADDISNAKKHVSDSFLLGLESSSNLMTRNALNEIYYSKYISKSQVLKKIEAVNDDSIFNLTNKIFSDRNKVLVTVLGKEHS, translated from the coding sequence ATGAGACAGGTTTATAAAGATATTTTAGAATCAGGCGCAACTGTTATAACTGAAAGGAAATCTTATTTTGATTCTATTTCTATCGGTTTTTGGGTAAAAACAGGCAGTTCAAATGAACCTTCCGATATCAACGGCATATCGCATTTTATAGAGCATATGCTTTTTAAAGGAACAAAAAAACGTTCATATTTAGATATTGATAAAGAAATTGATATTATGGGAGGAGCGTTAAATGCTTTTACCGGAAACGAATTAACCTGTTTTTATACAAAAGTCTTGGCAAAAAACTATGAAAGAGCTATTGATTTGCTTACGGATATAATGTTTAATTCGTTGTTTTCCGCAAGCGAAATTGAAAAGGAAAAATCTGTCGTGCTCCAAGAGATCATGGGCGCTCAGGACGATCCGTACGATTATGTTCATGACCTTTTTCATGAAGACTTTTACGGTAATTCTTTTTACGGAAATCCTATACTGGGAAATGCTGAAACGGTGCAGAGTTTTGACAAAGATAAGATTATTAAATATTTTAATGAATATTATGTCCCTCAAAACATTATAGTATCCGTTGCCGGAAATATAGACCATAGTAAAGTGGTAGCCTCTATAGATTCGTTTATAAAAAAGTTTTATAAAGAAAATAATCAAAATAAATTTAATAATAGCGGATTGAAAAGCGGCAAAAACCATGATAGTTTAAATACTTTGAATAGCGTAAATAAAAAAATACCTAAAAATTACGGTGAATTTTTTCATAGCAAAGATTTAGAGCAGATTCATTTTATACTCGGATTCGACGGTATTAAGAAAACAGACAAAGAATATTATGTCATGGAAATTTTAAATACAGTTCTCGGCGGTTCCGTCAGCTCACGGTTATTTCAAGAGGTGAGAGAAAAAAAAGGTTTGGCATATTCTATTTATTCCAGCAGCGTTTTTCACAGGACAGACGGCTATGTATTAATATATGCGGGGGTTGCAAAAGACAAATTTAAGACGGCAAAAGACGTTATTTTAAATATTGTTAATGAGTTGTCAGAAAACAAGATTAGTGCAGATGACATATCGAATGCAAAAAAACATGTATCGGACAGTTTTTTGCTTGGATTAGAATCGTCCAGCAATTTAATGACCCGGAATGCTTTAAATGAAATATACTATAGCAAATATATTTCAAAAAGTCAGGTATTAAAAAAAATAGAAGCCGTAAATGATGACTCAATATTTAATTTGACCAATAAAATATTTTCAGATAGAAATAAAGTATTGGTAACTGTTCTCGGTAAAGAGCATAGCTGA
- a CDS encoding TetR/AcrR family transcriptional regulator encodes MTEEETGKINKFDCILASARKLIEQEGFSNFTMDKLASNAGVAKGTIYLYFKDKNDVLENVLKSGFQIMFSRMTDKVEKKETPEEKIKTLIYENLLYIGENKYFFKTVFLDEMHVVFLKKTSQESYNLRRRKYAVFISEIIIKGIDEGIFKNLLDPLKAGFYLISLIKTNAIYNFRNNKAEFNEDLIKSEAAEIFDIFIDGIKN; translated from the coding sequence ATGACTGAAGAAGAAACAGGAAAAATAAATAAATTCGATTGTATTTTAGCGTCTGCAAGAAAACTTATTGAACAAGAAGGTTTTTCTAATTTTACTATGGATAAGCTGGCTAGTAATGCAGGGGTTGCGAAAGGCACTATTTATCTTTATTTTAAAGACAAAAACGATGTGCTTGAAAATGTTTTAAAAAGCGGCTTTCAAATTATGTTTAGCAGGATGACTGATAAAGTAGAAAAAAAAGAAACCCCTGAAGAAAAAATTAAAACTTTAATATATGAAAACCTTTTATATATTGGCGAAAATAAATACTTTTTCAAAACAGTTTTTTTAGACGAGATGCACGTCGTATTTTTAAAAAAAACTTCTCAGGAATCTTATAATTTGAGAAGAAGAAAATATGCAGTATTTATTTCTGAGATAATTATTAAAGGCATAGACGAAGGTATTTTTAAAAATCTATTAGACCCTTTAAAGGCTGGTTTTTACCTCATTTCCCTTATTAAAACTAATGCTATATATAATTTTAGAAATAATAAGGCTGAATTTAACGAAGATTTAATTAAATCGGAAGCAGCTGAAATATTTGATATTTTTATTGACGGAATCAAAAATTAA
- a CDS encoding efflux RND transporter periplasmic adaptor subunit, translating into MKMKNKIINFLEYKNIIGTNERYNQGSKLNRNNDQNLASVRKIYKKKIKYISAASLLLLFILISVFTLSACSSKKIAVKHNMLVTVKHVKTMNAHVYITSPGYFIPYKTADVSSRTAGQIVKIYAHDGNSVHAGEVLAVIDRTKARYTLKAQEALINKDKANLSLALTTLKRDKMLYRKELLTPLEYDAAISNYKIAFSVLNSAKSVLGFDAKNYRDTLIKSLISGVVYKRDINIGDYVAVNKVAYEIVSLKPLELEFHIPQSQIPQIKIGQTVSAEVKGFPNKMFKGKIYFISPQLNPQTRMIRVKALFKNNKLILRPQLFANVYVEVKTIRDGFFVPEAALRTGLTGNFVFIYKNGKAYLKKVKTGITKNGYIQIIKGITKNDFVVVKGSNLVRNGQTVSVAAK; encoded by the coding sequence ATGAAAATGAAAAATAAAATTATAAATTTTTTAGAATACAAAAATATTATCGGTACTAATGAGAGATATAATCAAGGTTCTAAATTAAATAGAAACAATGACCAAAATTTGGCTTCGGTGCGTAAAATATATAAAAAAAAAATTAAGTATATTTCAGCAGCTTCTTTGCTTCTGTTGTTTATTCTGATTTCTGTTTTTACTTTAAGCGCATGTTCAAGTAAAAAGATAGCGGTTAAGCATAATATGCTTGTGACGGTAAAACACGTTAAAACCATGAATGCGCATGTATATATTACTTCACCGGGATATTTCATACCTTATAAAACAGCAGATGTTTCTTCCAGAACTGCAGGTCAGATAGTAAAAATTTATGCGCATGACGGAAATTCAGTTCATGCCGGAGAAGTTTTGGCGGTTATAGACAGAACAAAAGCTCGTTATACGCTGAAGGCTCAGGAGGCTTTAATAAATAAAGACAAGGCAAATCTTTCACTCGCGCTGACCACTTTAAAACGAGATAAAATGCTATACCGAAAGGAACTTTTAACACCTTTAGAATACGATGCCGCAATTTCAAACTATAAAATAGCGTTTTCGGTACTTAATTCCGCTAAATCAGTTCTAGGGTTTGACGCGAAGAATTATAGGGATACTTTAATAAAATCATTAATTAGCGGCGTAGTTTATAAAAGGGATATTAACATTGGAGATTATGTTGCCGTAAATAAAGTTGCTTATGAAATTGTTTCCCTTAAACCGCTTGAATTAGAATTTCATATTCCTCAGAGCCAGATTCCTCAGATTAAAATTGGACAGACTGTATCTGCAGAGGTAAAGGGTTTTCCGAATAAAATGTTTAAGGGCAAAATATATTTCATAAGCCCTCAGCTTAATCCTCAGACCAGAATGATAAGAGTAAAGGCATTATTTAAAAACAATAAATTAATCCTCAGACCGCAATTGTTTGCCAATGTCTATGTTGAGGTTAAAACAATTCGGGACGGTTTTTTTGTACCTGAAGCAGCTTTGAGAACAGGTTTAACCGGAAATTTTGTTTTTATATATAAAAATGGCAAGGCTTATCTGAAAAAGGTAAAAACCGGTATAACAAAGAACGGATATATACAAATTATCAAAGGTATAACTAAAAATGATTTTGTAGTAGTCAAAGGTTCAAATCTTGTACGGAACGGACAGACTGTCTCTGTTGCCGCTAAATAA
- a CDS encoding efflux RND transporter permease subunit, which yields MKISDISIKRPVFAVMMVSIFVVLGIFGYFTLAVDLYPNIQFPIVNITTTLPGASPKEMELDVTKKIEDAVNSVSGIKHIMSTSSVGQSTVTVEFHLNRNIDHRYEVVTADVDAILDTLPKNINTPVIKKLNVNSSPILWITLSGNRSKRFLTFYAEKVLERKFERLSGVGQVIVSGARNRRMEFYINNNKLISHNLGVNQVISAIESQSVAMPTGNLKTNTKTYFTYLKGRLHSSKAFNNMIINSVGGVPVKFSQIGLAKNYEAPATSITTFDGKPAVGLGITIKTHANAVKVADESISYLNEIKYSFPPGVHASIAYNSATYIKRSISSVEFDIVWGAILTVLIVFFFLKDIRTTLIAATSLPAAVISTFGFMHMMGFALNNMTMLGLSLSVGLLIDDAIVVIENIFRHVENGEERVAASMNSMSEIGIAILATTLSIVAVFVPVAFMPGMIGKFFYEFGLTVAFAVLVSLFVSFTLTPMLASKFVVHKKKHGALFTVLENMMRRVTAIYKNMIGWSLNHRLIVVLAAILIFVGSLYMTKYIGKEMMPPSNSGNFLVYFQAPEGTSVRVMKKYSAKLYKVVEKTPFLKSIFMATGFGANGSRYKGMFFVAIKSNRNLNQQQVMGILRKKIAVVPGVITQVMDMPTVGGASQNVAPLQVIIMGPSLSRITAYSEQLMHKLRKTPGLIDVTSNMQFHQPELLIHVKRNIAGSLGVSVASIGETIDALVGGDINIFKNYNFVYENHIYNQQIRLFRNERNKPGDIKNIYVSNNAGKLVPLRDLITIKKTIGPQVINRRDLENAVTVYANMANHVPLGFGIKKATEYLSRIIPKKSLYTYEFSGMASKMKQSFASMGGALLLALIIVYMILASLFDSFVDPLVIMLSVPLALVGAIGALFLAHRNLSVIALIGIILLLGLVVKNAILLVDYTIILIKERNYKRNDAIIEAGSVRLRPILMTTMAMVFGMLPIALGTGVGASSRAPMGIDVIGGLLTSMFLTLIVVPVVYSLVDDLKKKARRK from the coding sequence ATGAAAATTTCTGATATATCTATTAAAAGACCTGTATTTGCCGTAATGATGGTAAGTATTTTTGTTGTTCTCGGCATTTTTGGGTACTTTACCCTTGCAGTAGATTTATATCCTAATATTCAATTTCCTATCGTAAACATAACGACAACTTTGCCAGGCGCAAGTCCCAAAGAAATGGAGCTTGATGTTACCAAGAAAATTGAAGATGCCGTAAATTCCGTTTCAGGCATAAAACATATCATGTCCACCAGCAGCGTTGGACAGTCTACCGTGACGGTTGAATTTCATTTAAACAGAAATATAGACCACAGATACGAAGTGGTAACAGCCGACGTAGATGCTATTCTGGATACGCTGCCTAAAAATATTAATACGCCTGTAATTAAAAAATTAAATGTAAATTCTTCACCTATTTTATGGATTACCCTCAGCGGAAACCGCTCAAAAAGATTTTTGACATTTTATGCCGAAAAGGTTCTGGAGCGCAAATTTGAAAGATTATCCGGTGTAGGACAGGTTATAGTCAGCGGCGCAAGAAACAGAAGAATGGAATTTTATATCAATAATAATAAACTTATAAGTCATAACCTTGGCGTAAATCAAGTAATAAGTGCTATAGAATCTCAAAGCGTTGCAATGCCGACCGGTAATTTAAAAACTAATACCAAAACATATTTTACATATTTAAAAGGCAGACTTCACAGTTCAAAAGCTTTTAACAATATGATAATAAACAGCGTGGGCGGTGTTCCGGTAAAATTTTCTCAGATAGGACTTGCAAAAAATTATGAAGCTCCGGCTACTTCTATAACTACTTTCGACGGAAAACCGGCAGTGGGGTTAGGTATAACCATTAAAACACATGCGAATGCCGTAAAAGTAGCAGACGAATCGATTAGTTATTTGAATGAAATAAAATATTCGTTCCCTCCCGGCGTCCATGCTTCAATTGCGTATAACAGCGCAACGTATATTAAAAGGTCTATATCTTCTGTAGAATTTGATATTGTATGGGGCGCTATTCTTACGGTTCTAATCGTATTTTTTTTCTTGAAAGATATAAGGACTACATTGATTGCGGCTACTTCGCTTCCTGCCGCCGTCATTTCTACTTTCGGATTTATGCATATGATGGGTTTTGCTTTAAACAATATGACTATGCTGGGTCTGTCTCTTTCCGTAGGACTTTTAATAGACGATGCTATAGTTGTCATTGAAAATATATTCAGGCATGTGGAAAACGGCGAAGAACGGGTTGCCGCTTCCATGAATTCGATGAGCGAAATAGGCATCGCTATTTTAGCAACGACTCTGTCCATTGTTGCCGTATTTGTCCCGGTTGCTTTTATGCCGGGTATGATAGGTAAATTCTTCTATGAATTTGGTTTAACGGTTGCTTTTGCCGTTCTTGTTTCATTATTCGTGTCTTTTACCCTTACGCCTATGCTCGCGTCAAAATTTGTAGTTCACAAAAAGAAACACGGAGCGCTTTTTACAGTTCTTGAGAACATGATGCGCAGGGTTACAGCTATATACAAAAATATGATAGGATGGAGTTTAAATCACCGGTTAATTGTGGTATTAGCCGCAATTTTAATATTTGTGGGCTCTCTGTATATGACTAAATATATAGGCAAAGAGATGATGCCGCCGTCTAATTCAGGGAATTTTCTTGTATATTTTCAAGCGCCTGAAGGAACAAGCGTCAGGGTTATGAAAAAATATTCTGCAAAACTTTACAAGGTTGTCGAAAAAACTCCTTTCCTTAAAAGTATTTTTATGGCAACAGGTTTTGGCGCGAACGGTTCAAGGTATAAAGGAATGTTCTTTGTTGCTATTAAAAGTAATAGAAATCTAAATCAGCAGCAGGTAATGGGAATATTACGAAAAAAAATAGCCGTAGTGCCCGGCGTTATTACTCAGGTAATGGATATGCCGACGGTTGGCGGCGCTTCTCAAAATGTTGCGCCTCTGCAAGTTATAATTATGGGTCCAAGCTTGAGCAGGATAACGGCTTATTCTGAACAATTAATGCATAAACTAAGAAAAACTCCCGGACTTATAGACGTAACTTCAAATATGCAATTTCATCAGCCCGAGCTTTTGATACATGTTAAAAGAAATATAGCCGGTTCTCTTGGTGTGAGCGTTGCTTCTATAGGAGAAACTATAGATGCCTTAGTAGGCGGTGATATAAATATTTTTAAAAATTACAACTTTGTTTATGAAAATCACATATATAATCAGCAGATAAGATTATTCAGAAACGAAAGAAATAAACCCGGAGATATTAAAAATATATATGTTTCTAATAATGCCGGTAAACTTGTACCTTTAAGAGACCTTATAACCATAAAAAAAACGATAGGTCCTCAGGTAATAAACAGAAGGGATTTAGAAAATGCCGTCACTGTTTATGCTAATATGGCAAACCATGTACCGTTGGGGTTCGGAATAAAGAAAGCGACTGAATATCTTAGCAGAATAATTCCTAAAAAATCTTTATATACCTACGAATTTTCAGGCATGGCTTCTAAGATGAAGCAATCTTTCGCTTCTATGGGCGGAGCGCTGCTGCTTGCTTTAATAATTGTTTATATGATACTGGCATCTTTGTTTGACAGTTTTGTCGATCCTTTAGTTATTATGCTTTCCGTTCCATTAGCGTTAGTCGGCGCGATAGGAGCTTTGTTTTTAGCGCATAGAAACTTAAGCGTTATTGCGCTTATAGGAATAATACTGCTGCTCGGTCTTGTCGTAAAAAATGCTATATTATTAGTAGATTATACAATTATTTTAATTAAAGAACGCAATTACAAAAGAAATGATGCAATAATTGAAGCAGGAAGCGTCAGACTGCGTCCTATTTTAATGACCACAATGGCTATGGTTTTCGGTATGCTGCCTATAGCTCTCGGCACAGGAGTAGGCGCTTCTTCAAGAGCTCCTATGGGCATAGATGTTATAGGCGGACTTTTAACCTCCATGTTTCTGACATTGATAGTCGTACCTGTTGTTTACTCTCTTGTTGATGATTTAAAGAAAAAAGCAAGACGAAAATAA
- a CDS encoding DHA2 family efflux MFS transporter permease subunit: protein MVDASHKNYKWIILALVVVSSFMAILDVNIVTVGMPKIMSHFGVDITDVEWVMIAYTITYSIVILPMSFIRRKYGIKYPFMFSILLFTIGSALCGISPSFTDLIIFRIIQAIGGAGLTPTGLNLIAEVFPPSERGEAMGIWSIGAMVAPAIGPFLGGYLVDYVNWRWIFYVNVPIGILALSGTAIILAYDRPLIAYSKKFDYVGFAFISLCLGLLLYALNEGQTFGWHSPVIIQSELISGITFVCFLINEIFVTTPLINLEIFSNYNFIISTLVNMVRAIGIFGAMFILPLFLENILGYNAMRAGILMAPTAISVAFVSFFSGRITDRIGPRYPLVIGLLIVAYSMFLFNNLSLNTSMYAIIINQVIRGIGIGLLNAPVMSAALNSVKKELIPEASSLIPATLQIGASFGIAFIGNELAIRQVYHLNQYARDVDYNSPIYHNMVNFLQSDIINKAPSYLRFGIAFPSNKLAFFDYLIQMLSSISSYGDAFAILGYITLGGALIAVFIKNKV from the coding sequence ATGGTTGACGCATCTCATAAAAATTATAAATGGATAATTCTTGCCTTAGTTGTAGTGTCCTCGTTCATGGCTATTCTTGACGTGAATATTGTTACAGTGGGAATGCCTAAAATTATGTCTCATTTCGGCGTTGACATAACTGACGTTGAATGGGTTATGATTGCCTACACTATAACCTATTCTATCGTTATTTTGCCTATGAGTTTTATTAGGAGAAAGTATGGAATAAAATATCCTTTTATGTTTTCAATACTGCTCTTTACGATAGGTTCCGCGTTATGCGGGATTTCTCCTTCGTTTACAGATTTAATTATTTTTCGTATAATTCAGGCAATTGGCGGCGCAGGGCTTACCCCTACAGGGTTAAATCTTATAGCTGAAGTTTTCCCGCCTTCGGAAAGAGGGGAGGCAATGGGCATATGGTCAATAGGCGCAATGGTAGCGCCTGCAATAGGTCCTTTTCTCGGAGGCTATCTCGTAGATTATGTAAATTGGAGATGGATTTTTTATGTAAATGTTCCTATCGGCATTCTTGCATTGTCAGGCACAGCTATTATTTTAGCATATGATAGACCTTTAATAGCATATAGCAAAAAATTTGATTATGTCGGTTTTGCTTTTATTTCTTTATGTCTAGGACTATTGTTATACGCTTTAAACGAAGGTCAGACATTCGGCTGGCATTCTCCTGTAATAATACAGTCTGAACTTATAAGCGGAATTACCTTTGTCTGTTTTCTTATAAATGAAATTTTTGTAACGACTCCGTTAATAAATTTAGAAATTTTTTCAAATTATAATTTTATTATATCTACTTTAGTAAATATGGTTAGAGCTATAGGTATTTTTGGGGCGATGTTTATTCTTCCGCTTTTTCTTGAAAATATTCTCGGCTATAATGCGATGCGCGCAGGTATATTAATGGCTCCCACCGCTATTTCGGTTGCTTTTGTTTCTTTTTTTTCAGGGAGAATAACGGACAGGATAGGTCCAAGATATCCTTTGGTAATTGGATTGCTAATTGTGGCGTATTCTATGTTTTTATTTAATAATCTATCGCTGAATACAAGTATGTATGCCATAATTATTAATCAAGTAATCAGAGGCATAGGAATAGGTCTGCTCAACGCGCCGGTTATGAGTGCTGCGTTAAATTCAGTTAAAAAAGAACTTATTCCTGAGGCTTCAAGCCTTATACCTGCAACATTGCAGATAGGGGCTTCTTTCGGGATTGCTTTCATAGGGAATGAATTGGCAATAAGACAGGTTTATCACTTGAATCAATATGCAAGAGATGTCGATTATAATTCCCCTATTTATCATAATATGGTTAATTTTTTGCAGAGCGATATTATAAATAAGGCTCCGTCCTATTTAAGATTTGGAATAGCATTTCCTTCAAACAAATTAGCTTTTTTCGATTATTTAATTCAGATGCTTTCTTCTATATCTTCTTACGGCGATGCGTTCGCAATTTTAGGATATATTACATTAGGCGGAGCTTTAATAGCTGTTTTTATCAAAAATAAGGTATAA